AGACGCTTGGTCTTCACGGATGAATCAACATATATCGGTTCACTAGGTAACGATGTCGGCAGTCTGGGGCGGCTGTCATCGACGTCCATAAGGTCATTACGACCATTTGTGACCTCGATATCATTATTCAGGGGGACTGTCATCTTCCGTTCTGTTTTCAAAGGTGAACCTATATGGACTGTATATTGTCAGttgatcttccatcctgcGTAGTATTTCTTAGTGAACCTACCAGTCAACCTATCGCTAGAAAAGCTCCCTTCTAGTCCTCTCCCACTATCTCCATACACCGACTTCACTTTGCTTCTCTTGGGACTCGCAAACTTTTTGACTGCCAACGCGGTCGatttcctcctttcccaCCATCCTCCACTAGAGCTATCACTTCTGTCCGTCTCATTTCCTGATTCTTCCACAGCTGCCAGCGGTGTCCTTGTAGGTGTGACTGCTGAAGGCGAGGTTATCGAACCTGATTTCGATGTGGGGATAGTCACCAGTGTGGGCGATGAGGACGCCAACGTGCCGTTCTTCTGAGAATGAGCGTggctcttcttcgtcggcGTAAACTGGTCATAGATGATCGCCTCCAAGGTCTGGGAACTTGGTCCATATAAAGACGAAAGCGACAGAGTGGACGATGGAGAATTTGGAGGTCGGGGATATGAATGTTTCGTGGGTGTTTTGATcggtgaggatgatgacgatgctTGTATGGTCGAAGAGCGATCTCGAGAGGGAGTAGAAGGGTCGAAACGTACGGAGTTCCCGTTCATGGGCACATGAGATTGTCTGTTCCGTTGATTCGGTCGTACAGGCAAGGCGTTTCGCTGTATGATGTGGAAGTTGTGGATCGGAGATGGCATGTTGTCAGTCAATGTCTCTTCAGTTTGTGAGCGTAGCAGGAAATCACAAAGTGATGTTCGAGGAGATACATGTTAAGAAGGTTGAGGACGATCAAAGGAAGGAAACCAACCTGAATGAGACCTAAAGGGATCACAAATGCATCGCCGCCAGGTCTGATCCATTGCGTTTTCCCTGTCAATGTATCTGTCAAGGTGAATGAAGGAACGATTAGTTCATCCAGCCCATATCCTTTGTTCGAGCCGGCGTGAGAACGTACTGTAGTAATAGCTTCTATTGTTCCTCGTAGCATCTGCCAGCTCCCACCATTCGCCATCAGGCGATCTAGGTACGCTGGAATAGAAAGTCAGCCTAGACACCACCTATGATAGCGAGGTACTTACACGAAGGCACCAACTGGTGGATCCCAACTACATTGACCAGAAGCGGGacaagcgaagaagacatgtTGCGTCTGTAAGGAGGGAGATCGCTCGTCAGCATTTGAGTCGACAGGATCCCATGTCAAGGAATCGAGGTGGGATCGGTCCAGAATTCAAAGGGAACCTCGACTAAAAGCAAGGAGATACCCACCAGAGGATCCGCAATTGTCACCCAGAACTGCAAGCTCCATCCCAATGTTGGATCCTCACATCTCGCCAAAGCGTCTCTCACGTCCATCCCCGTCGGTAAATAGCCCCTATGTCCCAATTCCGTACCATTGTCCTCCAGTCCCTGTCCGTCAaatccttcatcttcacaGCGTTCGTCCGACTGCGTGGTTCTGTCCTCATCGTGGCGATCTTCACCATGTATAGAtgttcccttctccttcgtcccATTTGACCGAGATTGATCTTCGTTCAAGTCGACGTTATCATTGTGCACTGACCCGTTCGGTTCGATCGATCCCACTACGTCTTTTTTACGCGTTGGATTCGGACATCCTCCATCGTTCGCtacctcctcttctacctTAGCTGTGACAACCTGCATAGCTTGTCCCTCAACATTTTGCTCGATCCCGATAGCCGATTCCGATACTGAAGCACCGCTGAAGTCTGACAAAGCACCAGAAGCAGACGTGGTTTGGGATCTGGGTGTCTTTATGTCATTGACACTTGGCGCGCTGGTGACGGGGATAGATGTAGCGGTGCTGGTGGACGTCGAGGGTGTGGTCGCGATGGGTAGCTCGAGGGTGGGTAATGGTCTTTTGGAAGGACTGAGCTGGACGAATGGTTTGGTGAATGGAAGTGGTATATGAGGCAGAGCTCGGACAGCCATGTCTCTACACGGGGGCTAAGGGACCGAGGATTCTTCTGTCCAAGACAATTTTGAATGTGATCCGGGCAAGCAGGCTGACAAGCAAAAAGGTGATAGATACAGATTCGAGCGTAGCAATAGCCCAGCACAGATAGATCAGTGTAtcagaaagagaaagaacgaAAGGAGCTCGAATGTTTGTCGTTATAGGCTTGACTGGGGATATGTTTGGTCCGACAATTATTTATTGGTCGAACTATATTTTGACGCTAAAAAGCCGGTTTTCATATCTCGGCAGCCAATAGTAGGTGGTAAGGCTTACCGTATTTGATCAATCGGCGTCCAAGCGATCGATTCAGCCGTCATGAGTGAGCCAGACAAGATAGGTAGACAACAAGAGGTCGTGATAGCAAGTATCTTCCAAGTGGTTAACCAGCAAGTATGGACAGTGAATCATCGTTGATATCAGAGAGTTTACTTTTTGAACAGAATCAAAATAGGAACACAGAAACAGGGTAAAGACATTGACAAGAAGAAACGCCAACTATATGTTTTCGATCGATGGATCCGGTCTCTAACGGTGGTCAACTCACGCAACAATGGTCCTCATCGCAGCCGGTGACTTTACACCTCAGTACATCGGTCCTCAGTACATCGGTCTGCAACATCTCGAAGACACCATGACTGGGCCTTCGGAGATACCCAacatccatctcgctcTGAAATGTCAAAAAGAGAGTCGCGCGATCGGACACACACGTTTCTCAGGTACCAAAAAAAAAAATATCTCTGGATCTTAACGGCATGACATCCGGGACTGACGACGCTCATGAGGTATGGACCGCACACCGCTTCACCGACGCATTTCGCGCATCCTAAGCTCATCAAGGCTATCGCGTACATGAATGAATGATCTGATGTCTATCCCTGCTTGACGTGTTCTCCAACTAGCATCCAGGCGAACCGCGTTTCTACGTGGCTGCTCATTGCGCAACGTGCCAGTCCAACCTATCGGCCCACTCCTTGTTCTTCAAGGTCAAGAGCACTTCAGCAACATCCTTGGCACCGTTTCCACTCAAGCAACTGCAACCACAGAGTCAGCACATACGGCACATAGCTTTGGGGCAACTCATACTCACATAACGACATCCTGATCCTTGGGCAGTGTCTTGGCCAACTGCATACCTCCCCACAAAGCATGACTCGACTCGAGAGCGGGAATGATACCTTCGAGTTGTGTGACCATCTTGAACGCAGAAAGACATTGGAAATCATCCGCAGCAATGTACTCCGCTCGTCCAATGTATTTCAGATGGGAGTGTTCGGGACCAACAGAGTTGTAATCGAGACCTACAGAAAAGATCCGTTAGTATCACCCGGTGTAGGGATACAAACGGCACTCACCAGCTGAGATACTGTGGGTAGGGGTAAGTTGACCCTCCTTGCTTTGGATGATGTAAGAGCTGGCTCCATGGACTACACCAATAACACCCTTGGATAAGGTAGCGGAATGTGCGTTGGTATCAATACCTGCCGCGCACTTGTCAGTCTTCAGGTCGCACAGAGTGCCTGAGGCATGgccgcactcaccatgaccGCCCGCCTCGACACCAACAAGTCTCacaccctcatctccgATGAAGTCGTAGAACGTTCCGATGGCATtactaccaccaccgacacAGGCGACAACGGCGTCCGGTAACTTCCCGGCCTTCTCCTGCAATTGAGACTTGATCTCTCGACCGATGACTCGCTGGAAGTCTCGGACGATTGTTGGGAAGGGATGAGGGCCGATAGCGGAACCGATGAGGTAATGGGTGGAGTCCAGTCGCGTGACCCAGTCCCGCATGGCCTCATTGACGGCGTCTTTGAGGGTTTGAGAACCGGATGTTACGGGAATGACCTGGGTGACGAACGATGAGCGTCTGATAGCATGGCGGAGCACAGTGGACTTACGTTGCCGCCCAGCATCTTAATCCTGAAAACGTTCAGCTCTTGTCTTCTGACATCTTCGGCACCCATGTAGATATCGCATTGCATTCCGAATTTAGCGCAGACAGTAGCAGTGGCAACACCGTGCTGTCCCGCTCCAGTCTCAGCAATGATTCTCTTCTTGCCTAGTCGTttggcgaggaggatctgAATCACATGTCGTCAGCCTGGGGTCCCAAAAACCGGTTCCAATACACGCGTTTCAAGGCTTACCTGTCCGACAGCGTTGTTGATCTTGTGGGAGCCGGTGTGGTTgagatcttctctcctgcaGACGAGTCGTCAGCTCTAGAATGAAACATCCCGCACATAAAGATGCTCACTTCAACCAGACCTTGGCTCCACCCATCTCTTCTGTCAGCCTCTCAGCAAGATACAGCTCGCTTGGCCTGTTCATGTATCCGTACATGTCCTCAAACTCCTTCCAGAACGCAGGATCGTTACTCGCTTCGATATAGGCAGCCTCCAGCTCGTTCAGGCAGTCAACCAATGACTCAGCCACATAAGCACCACCGAAGATACCGAATCGAGAAGGCAGTTTGCCAGCACCAGTGACTTTCAAGTCGGACTTCTCGACCGGAGCAGCAGCAGggatggggagaggaggggagacGTGGCCATTGGTAGCCGCGGATTTATTCTTGCGACCGAGAGGTTTGGGGTTTTGACCTTTAAGTGTGATCTCTGCACAGAACGCTTCGACAGCCTTGGCAGCATCGCCCTGCGTCTGGTTCTCGAAGATGGTTTTGATGATCTTCGATCCGACAACGacaccatctccaccggCAGCGGTGACGAAATCGAAATGCGTTCGGTTGTCGACACCGAAACCGACAGCGAGGGGAACCGGAGTGAAATGTTGAATTCGAGCGATGAGTTCGGGAAGAGACGCGGAGATGGCTTGTTCGGCTGAAGATCCGGTGACACCCATCTACAGGATTCGGCACGAGTATCAGCACACTTGTAggtgatgatcatgatcgatgactcaccttcgatACGACATAGACGAAGGAGTCGGCGATGCTGGTTAAAAACTTGACACGATCGATGCTCGATGATGGCGCGATCAAGGGAACGTAGGACATGCTGAAATCGTCTCTTTAGCCTACAAATTCCTGCACACAACAGCTCTATGCTAGTGCTCACCCAGACGAAGTGCAGACATCTCGGAATTTGACAGCCTCCTCTGGTGGCAGATCGCAGATAATGTAACCGTTCGCTCCAGCCTCCCGCGCATCCTGCACAgccttctcttcaccaTACGCAAGGATAGGGTTATAATAGCCTGCGAATGCATTGTCAGCTTTTCTGCACCAATCCAACAGGACAAGATGACTGACCCATGAAAATGACAGGAGCCTTCAACCCTTTTGATCTAGCCTCTCTGACGTACTCGAGGCAGTTGGCGTAGTGGATATTGTTTTCGATGGCGACCTATATTGAGCCATAGTCAGCAAGTCTACATCTGTCATACTACCCGACATACACTCCAAGGTCGACCCTTGCAGAAGTGTTTTCCACGAAAGACCGATAACAAGATCACGACCGCTCACAGTATTCGCCTTTTGGATTGTGGGCCCATCGGCAGTAGGGTCACTGAAGGGGACACCAAGCTCGATGATATCCGCTCCCCCTGCCTCAAGGGCCAGCATGAGCGGGACAGTAGCATCGGGCGTAGGGAAGCCGGCAGtgaggaaggtgatgaaAGCGCTGTGAGTACGATGTCCGAGCGAATGGTGTCAGAAAGATGGCGAGGTGAGAAAGGGGAGCAGTAATCCGAAATGCGAGCGAAGAGTGTCATGAATCACGCGGATAAAGATGAGGCAGAGtcgagagtgagagtgGAGTTCAAGACAGTGGTCAGCTCTACAACAAGCTGTAGACAACTTTGAGTGACATACGCTTGATCCTACCAAGAGTCGATTGGTAACATCAGCATCCGCCTCTGAATCGATTGTCGTCTACTGGAAGTGAAAGAAGACCTACCTGCTCCTTCTTGGCCGCGAAGACCCTTTTGATTTCTTCAGCCATTCTATTTGGTACTGTATACGAGAGGATGAGTGATCAGTTcagagaaagatgaaagaATGAAATAACTGGACGATCGATTGTCGCCAACCCAACTTTTGGAGATGCAGCGGACAACTCTCAATTACCGagtcgaagtcgaagcGGAAACGGGATCAAATTGGATGGGAGGGGGGAGAAATGCCAGCTGATTTTCCCTGAGTCATGTTGGAGATCGAGACTGTCTTCTTTTCCGGTGACGAGGTTGTTACAGCTTGCAGCATGCAACCTATTGGTGTGGGAACAAGGCGAGATCAGTCAGTACTTGTCCTAGAACTTTGGCACAGGGCCAACTCCCACAAGCACCTGAGTAGTTAAGCGTAGCACACTGTTCATGTCGCCCAATCAAGCCGCCACCGGGAATGCACCCCTTCTCTTTCAGACTTGGCACTGTCCAGGACTTTGGTGTGAAGGCAGTCACGATGATTCTGACGACAATGAACAGTCATTTCTGGAGATTGCAACAGCCTATGGGTGTCCTCCACTCAGGGCATCAAGCGATATGTAGAAGAAATGTTGAGAAATCATagtctctcttctgctcgacTCGAGTCAGCCCTACTGATACCCGTTGGTAGGTCAAATTGACTCAATATAGGTGAAAATGTCGCTGAGTCTGTAGATAGCTTCTATGATCGCGTTAACCATGGTGTGACTATACTGTACCGATGCGGATCGAGGCAATACCCGATCTCATTGGTGTGAGACTTTGAGCAGCTATACCCCATGTCGTACATTCAAAGTGGGCATATTGCCTATTACACGGCCGAGCTGGTCCCTCATGAAGCTGCGCGGACACCGCACCGATCAGGTTCATGTACCCGATGCACTTGGTGTCTGATAGCTACGGAGTATCTGATACTCCGCTTCGGTCCTGCGTACGATATGACTCGGTCGAATCGCTTCGGAATGCTTTATTGCCTAGTCCTGTCGGAATATCACTCATTACGTTGGAGGATCTGTCTTCGTGATTGCGGCTTATAAGCCTCAAGACAAACCACGCCTGAattcatcatcctccaatCTATCTGTTATGGTTATGGAGATGCACCCAGATGCAGGAGGGAACATGTACATGTCCCCGTTATCAGTCCCCCATTTATTACCGCATGCGGAAATACCACTACGATTCCCCTAACTCTATTTAGACCCTCTTCTGACCCCTGAAACATGTACCAGGAACCTATACCGACACTCCATTTCTTACTGACTCCGGaaccatctctctctccacatcctcccaAGACATCTATCTCTCTACCCAATATtacaagaaggaaagaaaggcAGAAAAGCAAACGATGGAGCGTCGATCCGCAGTCCAGAGATCtcagaggaggaaaaggagtAATATGCGATCGTTTCCAGCGGGACCTGAATAGGCTGAGGGGctgaagggagagaagccATGGGCGGGTCTATTTTGGAGCAGTAAGGGCATGTCTGCGTCTTAACTCACCAAAATGTATCGAAGCAAGGAGTGGACAATTGAGAGAAAAAatgaggtgaagaggtaACTCATCTTTCTTTCACACTTGCTTATGTCCAGTCTCGTCTCATCTTGTATCAACTGTACCATATCATCTCGTTCCTCGATCCCATCAGACGGTCAAGTACGCCCCAAGCAAAGTTGGAAACAAGGACCGGTGTGACAAACCCCCCTTCactccttcatctcgctcaACAACATCTTCTGACCAGTGGTCACTTGTCGAACCGACTTCCCAGGCGGAACGGTAATCCTCCCCCACATAAATACATAGACACTCGACTTGTAtccaccatcatccatTCATTAATTGTTTTGCGACAAACCCATACTCGCTCAGTCTTCGAGAACGGACATTGTCGTTACCAGGTGAGTAGAGCAGACACACACATACGCCGTTCCTCTTCTAGGGCTGGTCGTTCCACTCTCCCACCACCCGTCCCACTTCGTTGCGTCTCCACcgtctcttcatcgtccatcatcCACAGTACTCCTCAGCATCCCCCTTATGCTTCCGAGCGATTAGATCAGGGATCTCTCACGATCGGAAAGCCACGCCGGGTTATTCGGTCGTTCCGTTACCTTTTTTGTTTCAATCATCAATCTCTGCGTTTCCTTCCTTTTGTCTGCTGTTTCTGCCGCACAGCCAACATGGACATGGAAGggagtgatgagaagagataCCATGTGCTGCTATGAAAGATAGATGATAGGGTGCTGATAATATCAAAGGCAGTCCTTACAATACAGATCGAATCGATTCGCTCATTACCTGTACCATCCCGGCATTTGCGTTCTCGCTTGCCCCACTTTCTTGTACGGCTGGTCCGCCTTGTCCTATCCAAAACCGTTAGCTCATCATTGAAACGCCTTGGCGAATATCGCTCAGATCACCTTTCCCTTTGGTAGTATCTTTTTGGCGTCGTCCTCACGGCATACCTGCATCAGAAGCGGCGGCCTGTGTATTCTGTGATTCCGTGTAATCGGATACTCGACTTTGCCAGTCCCCTTTCGATTGCTGCACAGCTATTTCGACaacaggtgagtctcaGAATTTCTGAAACGATGTGTATTAGTCAAGACGTGCACTCATACACTCGAACAGCCACTTGTCGTCATACTTCCCACAGATCGATCGCGAGGACCGTGTCCTATAGCCTGCGGACATCCCTTGAAACGCAAACTCCTCCCCGATCTTTTGTCGTCAAGTCACATACGTAGCATCTCCTAACAAGATGTTCGCTCAACCACAAGATGAGctcttctgcctctccGCTCGAGAGAAGATGCAAATGGCAAAAATCGCTCTTATAGAAGCggagagtgaagaagcagaagccaAAAGGTTGAAAAGAAAGCAGAGTCGGAAAAAGTCATACGCGCTTTCCCTTGACGGGAGCGAAGCGGACAGTGACATGGCATTCGTGAGCTCTCTCCCCAATCTAGTAGTCGTCTGGCAGCTGACACGATGCACTAggcttcatcgtcgaccCGCTCGCGGTCCAGTTCATCTCGGTCTGTTTCAGCCTCTAAATCGATCCTCCGTCGACCTATTCCGACTTCTGTTCAGCCCGACTCGCCCACCTTGACCGCGCCTTCCATACTGCCTTCTCCGGCCCCGTCTGGCCCGCTGCCGCCGGCTCCCAATCCCATGTCGTTGAACACGGATTTCGGACCTCCCGTCACGTCTGGTTCATATGAGAACGGAAGCGGCAGCAGCACCATTACTCCACATGTACGAAGACGTAGTAGTCGAGTTCGATTCTCAGACCAACCGCTACCGACCTCCCCGCAACCGAATCTGACGATGCCAAACATATCTCGGCCCACGTCACTGCGAGCTTTGAGGAGAGAGTCATCAATCGACGGCCTTCGCTCCGACCTTGTCTCAGCTAGCGGATCACTAAGCAAACGGTCGTCTATAGCTTC
The nucleotide sequence above comes from Kwoniella newhampshirensis strain CBS 13917 chromosome 8, whole genome shotgun sequence. Encoded proteins:
- a CDS encoding tryptophan synthase, beta subunit codes for the protein MAEEIKRVFAAKKEQDQAYVTQSCLQLVVELTTVLNSTLTLDSASSLSAAFITFLTAGFPTPDATVPLMLALEAGGADIIELGVPFSDPTADGPTIQKANTVAIENNIHYANCLEYVREARSKGLKAPVIFMGYYNPILAYGEEKAVQDAREAGANGYIICDLPPEEAVKFRDVCTSSGMSYVPLIAPSSSIDRVKFLTSIADSFVYVVSKMGVTGSSAEQAISASLPELIARIQHFTPVPLAVGFGVDNRTHFDFVTAAGGDGVVVGSKIIKTIFENQTQGDAAKAVEAFCAEITLKGQNPKPLGRKNKSAATNGHVSPPLPIPAAAPVEKSDLKVTGAGKLPSRFGIFGGAYVAESLVDCLNELEAAYIEASNDPAFWKEFEDMYGYMNRPSELYLAERLTEEMGGAKVWLKREDLNHTGSHKINNAVGQILLAKRLGKKRIIAETGAGQHGVATATVCAKFGMQCDIYMGAEDVRRQELNVFRIKMLGGNVIPVTSGSQTLKDAVNEAMRDWVTRLDSTHYLIGSAIGPHPFPTIVRDFQRVIGREIKSQLQEKAGKLPDAVVACVGGGSNAIGTFYDFIGDEGVRLVGVEAGGHGIDTNAHSATLSKGVIGVVHGASSYIIQSKEGQLTPTHSISAGLDYNSVGPEHSHLKYIGRAEYIAADDFQCLSAFKMVTQLEGIIPALESSHALWGGMQLAKTLPKDQDVVICLSGNGAKDVAEVLLTLKNKEWADRLDWHVAQ